In Chitinispirillales bacterium, the genomic window GAGCTATTTATGAGAGAAATTAAAGAATATCTTGAAAAATGTTGCGAGGCTGTCGAAGATACGCTTGACGAAATTCTTCCCAAAGAAACCGAATATCCGCAGACAATACATAAACTTATGAGATACAGTACTTTTGCAGGCGGAAAACGTATTCGCCCCGTTCTTGTTTTCGCGGCAAACGAGGCGTGCGGCGGACAATTTGCAAATAAAGACGTGCGTTTGGCCGGATGCGCTGTCGAAATGCTTCACACGTTTTCACTGATTCACGATGATTTACCGTGCATGGACGACGACGATTTACGCAGAGGCAGACCGACCGCTCATAAAGTATTCGGCGAAGGAATCGCTGTTTTGGGAGGCGACGCTTTGGCTATTTTTGCATACGAAATTATGGCAAGAACCGGAAATATAAAAATTATTGAAGAAATTTCAAAAGCGCTCGGCACTAACGGAATGATCGGCGGACAAATTGTCGATATCGAATCCGAAGGCAAAAAAGTCGATCTCAAAACCATTGAATATATTCATAACAATAAAACTGCGGCTCTTTTATGCGCGTCGGTAATAATAGGAGCGTCGCTCGCAAATGCCGATTCTAGAACTCTTGCGGCGTTATCCGAATACGGAAACGCGGTCGGCTTGGCGTTTCAAGTCATTGACGACATATTAGATATCACTTCAACCACCCAGGAATTAGGGAAAGAAGTCGGAAGCGACGTTGAAAACGAGAAAGCGACCTATCCGTCAATCATCGGGCTTGAAAAATCTAAAGAATACGCAAAAGAACTTACCGCAAAAGCAAAAAAATCAATTGCGTTTCTCGGCGAAAAAGCGGATATGCTTAATAAAATCGCCGATTATTTAGAGAGCAGGATAAACTAAAAAACGTTTTCAAGAGACTTTTTCAAAAAGAGTATCTTGTTATCTCAGAAATTTTTTTGCGAAATAATTTCTGAGAAAGCGATAATTTATCTTTATTTCTCAGACTTTTGTCAAAATATATCGGCAAATCTTGTAATATTGCGATTGTGACCGCGTCTTTGACCGTCATTTCCACCTCGAATTGTACGCCGGTTATTTCAAGTTTAGCCATAATCGTTTCGGGCGCTTGGTTTTTGCCGACAAACAACATTATGAATTCGCCGTCAATTTGCGAAATAATATCCATAATACCGAAATACGGCATATCGCCGTCTTCTCTTTTAACGTCAAGAGTCACCCATAAATCAAAGCCGACAGCGCTTGGAACGTACAATTCCATAGTTTCGCTGCATTCTAAATTACTGAAAACAAGTACGCTGAGTTCACTTTCACTGTTCCATCTAACGTCTTCTAAATACATTTTTAACATTGTCATACGCCCTTCGTAAAATCAAAAATACTTAAAAAACATAAAAAGATGATCCAATTATGCTTTTTCTATTGTAAAAATACTATTTTCCACGAGTTTATATCGTTTTTTGCATTCGTAGCTCAGTTGGATAGAGCGTCGGCCTCCGAAGCCGAAGGTCGCAGGTTCGACTCCTGTCGAATGCGATCGTAAAAAATGATAATTTTTTATTGCGGAGTCATTACGAATGCATATTTTTGCGAGATATATAGAAGATAGATGGCATATTCCATTTGATGCCGCTTTATCGCTTTGCTCTCACCATGAAAGAGGGTATTCTATATATTTTATGTCGGAATATGTGCCTAACGTCTCAATTTGCGGAATTGAAACCGTTTGTGAAATTTACAAATTTTTAGATCTGCAAAAAAAACTCGAATCGTTAAAAACTCAGGCAAGGAAAATTCTTAAAAGCGCCGAAAAATACAACGACGGCATGGAAGATAACATATCGTTAAGTATTTCCAAAACGGAGATTGACGATATTGTCGCGTCGTTCAAAATAAATTCTCAATCCAAAGGCAGAACGGCGATTGTTAACGGACTTCTGCCTCTTGCGAATTTATTTTATGATAATTATTGCGGAGACATAGAAAAAGAAGCCGAAAAGTATTTGTCTTCTGAAAAAAATCTTAACACGATTGACGATGTTATTGACGGAGCCGCCGCTATTTTAACCGACCGTTTCGGATTTGACGAAAATGCGAGAATTTCTGTAAGGGATTTAACCGCCAAAGACGGAAATATAGAAATTTCGGTCAAAAAAAAGACCGCTAAATACGATAAATTCATCGGGATACACAATTTGAGCGATATAAACGACGACGATATTTTATTTTTAATGGACGCCGAAAAAAACAAAAACATTAAATTTAGCGTAATCGCTCCGTTTTTAAGCATTCTTGAACTTTTAAGACACAATTTCTTAACCTGTGAAAATTCAAGCGCCGAACCAATAATAAACCGTGCGATTTCGGACGCTTGCAACAAATTTTTAGTTCCGATGGCGCAAAATTCAATCAAAGAAGAAATTTTTGAAGGCGCAGTCGAGAGGGTGTCAAGAACTGTTTCGTCGCAGCTTTATAACGTGTTAAAGCAAAGGAATAAAGGAACAAAAAAGAATATCCTTATAATTTCACAAAATTTACAGGAATTAATAAACATAATAGTCGTCGATAACGAAGGAACTCTGCTTCGCGCCTCGGCGGAATCTGTGCGGCAATACGGGAAACCGTTTAGTTCCGGAAAAATAAGAAGCGCATTTGAACAGTGGAGCGCAGACGAGTTTATTCTTGTAGAAGACGACAAATGCGGCGAATTTATGAACTCGGTCGTAGAAACTACAATAACTGCACTTGCCTCAAAACCTAAGATAACAAGGATTTCGTCAAATAAAAAAATCTCGGAAATACTCAAAACCGATTTTGTAAAATCACAAGTGAAAAATTTTGATAAAACAATTCAGAACGTTTATGCTTACGGAATTTGTGCAATCGCTCCCCTTGCGCTTATAAGCGAACCGGAGTGTTTAAGCGTCTTATTAGGAAATCATGCGGTGCAATATTTGCCTAAAGAAGAAATAAAAGAAATAACCGACCGGAATTTATTGCTTTTACAATTAAAACAAGGCATAGAAATAGGTTCAAAAAAAGATCGCCTGCTTCTTAATCTCGGCATTTCTCAAGAAACTCTTGAAATTATGCGTACAAAAAAAACAGACGGAATACTTAAATCTAAAAAAAGCATCGCCGATATCGACGGAATGAACGAAGCGGCTTTCAATAACGTTTCAGGGTTTGTAATATTCCCCAACGCCGGAAACTTATACGACAAATCTTTAATACACCCGCAAATGTATCATATTGTCGATGCGGTGTGTAATATTCTAAAATGCTCGCTTGAAAATATTATCGGCAACAAAAATATAATAAACGGTTATAAAGACGAGAATCCGGTAAACGAGTTTTTTATTAAAAGAAAAATAGCAAACCAGCTAAAAATTGCGGCGAGATATTTGCCGGTTTCCGTAAAACATCGCAAACGCGTCGCCTGGTCGGATATTATTCCAGGAACATTTACGCAGGGAACGGTACGCAACGTTACCGACTTCGGCATTTTTGTGGACATAAACGCTTTCACGGACGGATTGGTGCATATATCCGAAATTCCCGAATACTTGTCCGAAACATTTAAGCCCGGCGCTAAAATCCGCGTAAAAATCCTCGACGTGGACGACAAAAAACGCAGAATCGCTTTATCATTGAAACATCCGAAAACCGAAATTCCGGATTTGACGGAATTCTTTAACGAAGATTTGTAGAATTTAAATGAAAATTTAATAAAATTGGGGGTTTCAATGGGAAAATATATCGGTGAATTCGCTTTGTTTTTTAAAGAAGGGGGCGAATTTATGTGGATAATCTCGGCAGTGTTCGGCTTTGCCGTAGCTATAGTGATAGAACGATTGATTTTTATGTACGTAACTTGCGCAAATACTTCGGCAAAAGCGGCATTAGAAGCCGCAAAAGCGCTGGAAGCAGACGATAAAAAAGAGATTGAAAAATTATGCAAAAGAAACGACCCGCTTTCAATTCTGCTTAATAATGCAATAAATAAATTCAAAAAAGGCGTTTCAATCAACGAAATCCGCAATACCGTAGAAGAAGATGCGATTTTACAAATTCCGCGAATTTACTCTCGACTTAATTATTTGGCGCTGGTAGCAAACGCCGTAACGCTTTTAGGACTTTTAGGAACGATACAAGGGCTTCAAATGTCGTTTTCATCGCTTGCTTCTCTTGAAGCGGCTGAAAAAGCGACGGCGCTGTCAAAAGGGATTTCCGTAGCCATGAACACTACGGCGTTAGGACTTGTCACGGCGATTCCATGCATGTTTGCTTTTACTTTTTTATCGAATAAAAAGCAAAATTTAATAAACAGCATTGACGACGCAATGGCTCGTTTTCTAAACTTTTTGGAAAAACCAAAATGAAAAAAAGACACGTCTGGGGACAAAATTCCAAAATAGAAGCAAATATAGATATTGACGTAAAACCCGTAATGAATATGTTTGTAATTCTAATCCCGTTTTTAGTTTCCATGGCGGTTTTCAGCCATATCGCCATTCATCAATTTTACCTTCCGCCAGACGCCGCAAATTCAGACAAAACCGGAAAAGTAGAATTGAAATCGACCGTCGTAATCGACACAAATTATTTATTGGTAACGGTAGGAAGCGATATGATTGATTCTTTACCTATTGTAGATTTCGACAAGGAACGTTTAATAAATTCGCTTATAAACGCAAAAGAAATCAGCAACGATAAAGAAAAGGCGGTCGTTTCGGTAAAAGACGCGGTTACATTTGACTGGGTAGTGAAAATCATGGACATTTGCAAAGAAAGCGGATTTCTACAAACAGGATTATCGTCCGCGCCTAATTCGGCCGACATCGCAGGAAAAATATGAAAAGAAAATCGTTTACAGGAAATTCTTTAGTCGATACGGACGACACGATATCGCCGCAAATAACTTCGCTTATCGACGCAATGACGATTTTACTTGTATTTTTGATTCAAAATTTTTCAACGGAAGGGAATTTAATAACTACGCAAAAAGATATTGTGCTTCCATATTCCGAAGTTAAAACCACGCCGTTGCCCGCATACACGGTACAAATTACTTCGAACGAAGTCCGTGTTCAAGGCGTTAGCGTCGTAAAAAACGAAAATTTTGAAAACAGAGACGATTTGATTATTCCTGAATTGTTTGAAAAACTGTCAAAAAACGAACCCGACAAACGAATTATTATCGAAGCGGACAAAAATTTGCCGTTCAACATAATAAAAAGAGTGTGTTTTTCTTGCAGCGCCGCAGGTTTTGAGAACTTTGAAATTTTGGTGGACAAGGATTTGTGATGAACAAAATTGCGCCGGAAGAATATTTTTCAGAGCAAAAAAGCAACGATTCTCAAAACTTTATTATTTCGTTTATCGTAGTGATTCTAATGTTTTGCGGTGGATTTTATTATCTTTCAAAAATTGAGATTATGCCTAAACCCGTTCATGAAAAAATTACAACGCTTAAAACAACTTTTTCCATAAATCAGGAAAAGAAAAAAGAAACGCCCAAACCGATTGATTTGGGAGAAAAACCCAAAATTACAAAAATTCAAGAATTTCCCAAAGAAGTATCGGAAGTTAAGCCGGAAAATCGCGAGATAAAAAAGGTCTATGGACTTCAAAAAGTTTATTCTACGAGATTGGGAACCGGCGGATCGATGGCGAACGCGGTTGTCGGAAAATTCGGGAATGCCATAAATAAAGATTTCGACACTATAACCGCTTCACAAACGGACATTATGGCAAAAGAAGCGGTTTCGCCGGCGAGCGTAACACATGCGCCTTCGTTCAAAAAACGCGTGAAACCGGAAATAAGCGAAGAAATTCGCAAAAGCGGCGTAAGCGGAACGATCAAAGTTAAAGTACTCATAGACATAGACGGAAAAGTAAAAAAAGCGGTAGCCGAAAACGATTTGGGGTTCGGAACTCTTAAATCGGCTATAGACGCGTGCTTTCAGATGGAATTTACGCCGGCAAGGATAGGCGATGAAATAGTCGCCGTTTGGATAACGATTCCCATAAGATTTGAGAAACTATAGTTATTCAAAAACCTTTTTTTCGATAATCTGCAGACGCTTCCTGCAAAATCTTTCTTTCTTGCGGTGAAAGCGATTGTATTCCGTAATCGTTTATTTTATCCAAAATTCTATCGACTTCTTCGGCGCGGCAACGCTTTCCGGTTTGTTCATTCTCAATTTTATACCGATTACGTTTAGTCGAAATATTATTAAAAAATGCGGAAATTCCTCTTATCGCCAAATCAAATTTATCTTCGATTTTAATCCATATAAACCCTGCGACAATTCCGCCGAGGTGCGTTATGTGCGAAACGTTTCCCGCACTTCTTGCCGTACCGAAAATTGAAATGACCGCATAAATTATTACCGCCGTTCTCACTTTCATAGGAATAACAAAGAAAAAAAGCAATTGACGGTCGGGAAAATAATACGCATATACTACAAGCAGCGCCATTAGCGCGCCCGAAGCGCCGATTATGTTTACGGGGAAATTAAAAAATACCGCCAAAAGAGAAAACGCGCCCGCAAACAACGCCGAAAATAAATAAAATTCAAAGAATCTGCGGTAACCCCAAACATACTCTATTTCTTTCCCAAACATCCAAAGAATAAGCATATTAAAAACAATATGGAAAAACGAACGCGGATCGTGCAGAAAAGCATAAGAAATTAAACGCCAAACCTCTTTGTCAAAAATCACCGCTTCCGGCGACAACCCGCCGTACGCTACCAAATAATTTCCTATTTGCGGCATCAAAAAAACAACGGTTTGAATAGCGACCGTAATCGTAATAATAAAATTTATAGAGCTGAAATTTCCCGTTTGCTTGTCTGTAAAAATATTACTCACTTATTTCTCCTATTTTTTTAAGGGAAAATATTAATATGGTTTTACCGTTGTTTTCCGGTCTTTTGGCGACTGTAAGAGCCGCTTCAAGAACAAAACCGGACGAAATAGCGAAAAGTATAGGGATCCTATCTTGCCGATAGAATCCCTATAAAATTAAAACCTTGCGACAAATTCAAGACCGAAATTTATATAATTATAACCGCCGATTTTATCCGTGCTTTTTATAGATTCGTAAGTCGCTTTCAATTTATCGCTTCTAAACGCCAATTGGACCGCAGGACCAAACGCAATGTTATCATTAATGAGGAAATGCCATCCGAAATACAAATCGTTGCATACGAAAGATTCTTTGTATGTACCATATACTCCTTCATCTAATTTCACATTACCCGTTCCCAAACTGTAGTTAAACGCCAACTCGTTAATCCCCAAAGTAAGCGACGGAGCCGCCTTTACAAGAAAACCAAAAGACTTTATATCATCTCCCCAAGTATCATAATTCACAACATACGATTTGCCCAATCTTATATTTCCCAAAGCCACGCCTACGTTAAAATTAAACTTATCGTTAAACGCGAAATCAATATCCGTTCCGTAAGCCAATAAAACCGACGCTTTATTTTTCCTATTAGAATAATCATAATAAGTTCCCCAGAAAGAACGGGTCTGAAATACCGGAGAAAGCGTAACTTTTTCGCCCAAACCTATATCGGCGTCTAAAATGAAACGAAATTCGTTATGATTATAATAATAATATTCTATGTCCACCGGAACGCCGTCTTCATAAACTATATAATAGGCGTCCCCAAGCGCATTCGCAGGACTAACCAAAGCGGTTGTCAAGTTAAGAGAAAATTTGTCGGAAAAATCAAAGCCGAATTTAAGCCCCGCCTGCGAACTGTTATATTCACAATCCCAGTTCCAAAAAGAAGTCCACAAACCGTATCCGCCGCCTACGTCATATAAGTCCTCCACATCAAAATCTGATGCGGAAAACATGGATTCAAACCCGGCGACCAAGTCAAGAACCGTATTGCCTTTCGTTTCAAGAAGTCCGCCGTAAAACTTAAATAACGAGCCCGGTTTCCATGTAATATACGCGTTGGGAAGAGTCGGAATATACCCTTTCGCGTTTCCGTCCTTAAACGCAAGATTATCGTTTCCGTAACCCCCCGGATTGCTCAAACGAAAATCTACCGAGAGATTATCGCCGAAATCCAAACCTAAGCGGGTATTCCAAGCATACTGAATATTGAAAGTGTTGCTTTTATAGTCCACTTTTACGTTTTTATTAGGACCGTAATAGTCGTCATCATAATAACTGCCGGTATAGTAATAATCATTATCAAAATGAAACCCGGGATTTAAGAAAAAATCTCCCGAAAATCTCAATTTTACCCGAGACTTTTTTTCCGCCCCCCCCCACCGACGACGAATACGAAGAACCGCCGTAAGAACTTGAATAATTTTGACTTTCCGTCGTTTCCTCATCCTGTGCGAACTGTGCAAAAACAACCGCGGACATAATTGCCGCTAAGAACGCAATTTTTGAATACTTCATTTTAAACCCTTTCCTTTTTATTATTTATTTATCACTCAACGCTACGACGCCGGGAAGTTCTTTTCCTTCCAAGAATTCCAAACTCGCTCCGCCGCCGGTTGACACATGCGAGACCTTACTTTCAAGCCCCGCTTTTTCAATAGCCGAAACCGAATCGCCTCCTCCTATAATCGTTACGGCGCCTTTAGCCGTCGCTTCCGCAAGAGCGTTAGCAACCGCAAACGTTCCCTTTGCCGTTTCGGGAATTTCAAACACGCCCATAGGCCCGTTCCAAACGACCGTTTTTGCAGATTTCACTATATTTGCAAATTTCTCCTGCGTCTTAGGACCTATATCGCAACCTTCATGACCTGCAGGAATTTTATCGAAATCTACAATATATTCACCTTCAATTCTTCTTTCTTCAAAATGAAGTTTTTTTGTCGCCAGTATATCTATCGGAAGCACGATTTTATTACCCGCTTTCGACAGAATGTCTTTAGCCAAATCAATCTTATCGTTTTCACATAAGGAATCGCCGATTTCGTATCCTTGCGCCTTAAAAAACGTGTATGCCATTCCGCCGCCGATAATGAGCGTATCGACTTTAGGGAGCAGTGAATTTATTACGTCGATTTTTCCGGATATTTTAGCCCCCCCGATAATCGCTACAAACGGACGCGTCGGGTTTTCAACCGCTTCGCCCAAAAATTTCAATTCTTTTCTAAGCAGATACCCGCTGGCTCTTTTTAACTTTACGCCGACCATAGAAGCGTGTGCGCGGTGCGCGGTTCCAAACGCGTCGTTGATAAACACGTCGCCGTGCCTTGAAAGCGAATTGCAAAATTCCTCAATATCTTCCTTGCTTGCGACGATTTTTGAACCGTCGGCGTTTTTAATTTTTCCTTCTTCTTCGATATGAAAACGCAAATTTTCCAAAAGAATAACATCGCCCGGTTTTGCCGCGGCGGTTTTTCCTTCTGCGTCCGCGCCGACGCAATCGCCGACAAACTGAACTTTTTTGCCCAAAAGTTCTTCCAATCTTTTGGCGACCGGCGCAAGAGTATATTTTTGATTTACCTGTCCGTTTGGTCTTCCCAAATGGCTCATAAGAATTACAGACGCGCCTTTTTCTAAAGCGTACTTTATTGTCGGAAGAGCCGCGACGATTCTCTTGTCGGATTCAACGACTCCGTTTTTAACCGGGACGTTAAAATCGACGCGAATTAAAGCCCGTTTACCGTTCAAATCCAAGTCTTCAATAAACAATTTAGCCACAAGAAATTTCCTTTCTAAAAAAGTTCACATTATAATTCATCATTCTTCCTTATATTCGCCGTTTAATATAATATATACAGTTAAGTCTTGTCAAGTCTGAAAAGAAGTCTATTTCAATACACTTGCTTTTTTTCTACGGCATAAACTATTTTCATCAAAATAAATAAAACTCAGGAGTTTATTATGAAAGTTCGATACGACGCCGGCGAGGTGATAACGGCAATGATTACGCCGTTCAAAGAAGATTTTAGCGTGGATTTCAAGTCGCTTGAAAACTTGGTTCACCATCTTATTACAAACGGTACAGATATGATTTTGGTTAACGGAACTACGGGTGAAAGTCCTACCCTTACGCACGAGGAAGAATTGGATATTCTAAAATGCGTCCGTTCGGCTGCGGGAAGCAAAATAAAAATTATGATGGGCGCCGGTTCAAATTCGACCCATACCGCGGTCGAAGTCGTAGAGCGCACGGAACAAATAGGCGCGGACGCGATTTTGTCGGTAGTGCCGTACTACAACAAGCCGAACCAAAAAGGAATTTTCGAGCATTTTTCAGCGATTGCGAAAGCGACGACGCTTCCGGTTATGCTTTATAACATTCCTGGACGAACCGGAGTTATGATGAATCCTACCACCATAGCCGATTTGGCGCGGGCGCACAAAAATATTTTTGCGGTAAAACAAAGCGCACCCGATATTGATTTGGTAACGGAAATCGCTTACGATACGCCGGAAGATTTTACGATTTATTCGGGCGACGATTCGATGACTTTACCGATTTTGGCGGTCGGCGGAATGGGTGTCGTAAGCGTCGCGTCACATTTGGTCGGCGCAGAAATTAAAAATATGATAGCCGCGTTCAAAGCTGGAAACAATCAGTTGGCAAAAGAAATTCATTTCAAAAATTATGACTTTTTTGCAGGAATATTTACTCACCCAAATCCAATTCCTATAAAAGCGCTGCTAAAAGACGAGAAAATTATCGCGTGCGACGAAGTTCGTCCGCCGTTGTTCAAACTGACACAAGACGAAATTTCAAAATTGAAAATCGCGATTTCCGACGGCGTCGTATCTTAACGGAATTTTATCCGAAAACTTTCAATTTTCAAAAATACGCCTTCAAGCGGGCCGTTTATCAGTTTTTTGACGAAAGACGGTTTAAGACCGAACGCCTTTTTAAGCGAAGGATCGCCGATATAAATAAACGCCGAAGTTCCGTCTGCGCGTTTTTTCAAGAAATTACCGAAATCTTTGTATAATTGCGCCGCTTCCTGCGTTTCACCCAAACGTACCCCGTAAGGCGGATTCATAACGATTACGCCGTTCTCAAAGCTCTCTTTTTCATTGAAATTCATCGTCCGAAGCGAAATTTTTTGACCGCTTGGAAGCATCGCCAAATTTTTTTGCGTTACGCGAATCGCGTCGTCGTCTTTGTCGCTGCCGAAAATTAAATTTTTGGGCAGTTCGATAATTTTTGAGTTTTCTTCCGCCTTA contains:
- the dapA gene encoding 4-hydroxy-tetrahydrodipicolinate synthase, whose protein sequence is MKVRYDAGEVITAMITPFKEDFSVDFKSLENLVHHLITNGTDMILVNGTTGESPTLTHEEELDILKCVRSAAGSKIKIMMGAGSNSTHTAVEVVERTEQIGADAILSVVPYYNKPNQKGIFEHFSAIAKATTLPVMLYNIPGRTGVMMNPTTIADLARAHKNIFAVKQSAPDIDLVTEIAYDTPEDFTIYSGDDSMTLPILAVGGMGVVSVASHLVGAEIKNMIAAFKAGNNQLAKEIHFKNYDFFAGIFTHPNPIPIKALLKDEKIIACDEVRPPLFKLTQDEISKLKIAISDGVVS
- a CDS encoding S1 RNA-binding domain-containing protein — encoded protein: MHIFARYIEDRWHIPFDAALSLCSHHERGYSIYFMSEYVPNVSICGIETVCEIYKFLDLQKKLESLKTQARKILKSAEKYNDGMEDNISLSISKTEIDDIVASFKINSQSKGRTAIVNGLLPLANLFYDNYCGDIEKEAEKYLSSEKNLNTIDDVIDGAAAILTDRFGFDENARISVRDLTAKDGNIEISVKKKTAKYDKFIGIHNLSDINDDDILFLMDAEKNKNIKFSVIAPFLSILELLRHNFLTCENSSAEPIINRAISDACNKFLVPMAQNSIKEEIFEGAVERVSRTVSSQLYNVLKQRNKGTKKNILIISQNLQELINIIVVDNEGTLLRASAESVRQYGKPFSSGKIRSAFEQWSADEFILVEDDKCGEFMNSVVETTITALASKPKITRISSNKKISEILKTDFVKSQVKNFDKTIQNVYAYGICAIAPLALISEPECLSVLLGNHAVQYLPKEEIKEITDRNLLLLQLKQGIEIGSKKDRLLLNLGISQETLEIMRTKKTDGILKSKKSIADIDGMNEAAFNNVSGFVIFPNAGNLYDKSLIHPQMYHIVDAVCNILKCSLENIIGNKNIINGYKDENPVNEFFIKRKIANQLKIAARYLPVSVKHRKRVAWSDIIPGTFTQGTVRNVTDFGIFVDINAFTDGLVHISEIPEYLSETFKPGAKIRVKILDVDDKKRRIALSLKHPKTEIPDLTEFFNEDL
- a CDS encoding biopolymer transporter ExbD; protein product: MKRKSFTGNSLVDTDDTISPQITSLIDAMTILLVFLIQNFSTEGNLITTQKDIVLPYSEVKTTPLPAYTVQITSNEVRVQGVSVVKNENFENRDDLIIPELFEKLSKNEPDKRIIIEADKNLPFNIIKRVCFSCSAAGFENFEILVDKDL
- a CDS encoding energy transducer TonB produces the protein MNKIAPEEYFSEQKSNDSQNFIISFIVVILMFCGGFYYLSKIEIMPKPVHEKITTLKTTFSINQEKKKETPKPIDLGEKPKITKIQEFPKEVSEVKPENREIKKVYGLQKVYSTRLGTGGSMANAVVGKFGNAINKDFDTITASQTDIMAKEAVSPASVTHAPSFKKRVKPEISEEIRKSGVSGTIKVKVLIDIDGKVKKAVAENDLGFGTLKSAIDACFQMEFTPARIGDEIVAVWITIPIRFEKL
- a CDS encoding biopolymer transporter ExbD — its product is MKKRHVWGQNSKIEANIDIDVKPVMNMFVILIPFLVSMAVFSHIAIHQFYLPPDAANSDKTGKVELKSTVVIDTNYLLVTVGSDMIDSLPIVDFDKERLINSLINAKEISNDKEKAVVSVKDAVTFDWVVKIMDICKESGFLQTGLSSAPNSADIAGKI
- a CDS encoding polyprenyl synthetase family protein, with protein sequence MREIKEYLEKCCEAVEDTLDEILPKETEYPQTIHKLMRYSTFAGGKRIRPVLVFAANEACGGQFANKDVRLAGCAVEMLHTFSLIHDDLPCMDDDDLRRGRPTAHKVFGEGIAVLGGDALAIFAYEIMARTGNIKIIEEISKALGTNGMIGGQIVDIESEGKKVDLKTIEYIHNNKTAALLCASVIIGASLANADSRTLAALSEYGNAVGLAFQVIDDILDITSTTQELGKEVGSDVENEKATYPSIIGLEKSKEYAKELTAKAKKSIAFLGEKADMLNKIADYLESRIN
- a CDS encoding rhomboid family intramembrane serine protease, with protein sequence MSNIFTDKQTGNFSSINFIITITVAIQTVVFLMPQIGNYLVAYGGLSPEAVIFDKEVWRLISYAFLHDPRSFFHIVFNMLILWMFGKEIEYVWGYRRFFEFYLFSALFAGAFSLLAVFFNFPVNIIGASGALMALLVVYAYYFPDRQLLFFFVIPMKVRTAVIIYAVISIFGTARSAGNVSHITHLGGIVAGFIWIKIEDKFDLAIRGISAFFNNISTKRNRYKIENEQTGKRCRAEEVDRILDKINDYGIQSLSPQERKILQEASADYRKKGF
- a CDS encoding MotA/TolQ/ExbB proton channel family protein, with product MGKYIGEFALFFKEGGEFMWIISAVFGFAVAIVIERLIFMYVTCANTSAKAALEAAKALEADDKKEIEKLCKRNDPLSILLNNAINKFKKGVSINEIRNTVEEDAILQIPRIYSRLNYLALVANAVTLLGLLGTIQGLQMSFSSLASLEAAEKATALSKGISVAMNTTALGLVTAIPCMFAFTFLSNKKQNLINSIDDAMARFLNFLEKPK
- a CDS encoding phosphoglycerate kinase, with the translated sequence MAKLFIEDLDLNGKRALIRVDFNVPVKNGVVESDKRIVAALPTIKYALEKGASVILMSHLGRPNGQVNQKYTLAPVAKRLEELLGKKVQFVGDCVGADAEGKTAAAKPGDVILLENLRFHIEEEGKIKNADGSKIVASKEDIEEFCNSLSRHGDVFINDAFGTAHRAHASMVGVKLKRASGYLLRKELKFLGEAVENPTRPFVAIIGGAKISGKIDVINSLLPKVDTLIIGGGMAYTFFKAQGYEIGDSLCENDKIDLAKDILSKAGNKIVLPIDILATKKLHFEERRIEGEYIVDFDKIPAGHEGCDIGPKTQEKFANIVKSAKTVVWNGPMGVFEIPETAKGTFAVANALAEATAKGAVTIIGGGDSVSAIEKAGLESKVSHVSTGGGASLEFLEGKELPGVVALSDK